From the genome of Pseudonocardia sp. EC080619-01:
AGGTTCACGACGAGCAGCACCCGGTGCTGCCCGCCGGGGAAGAACTCGTCGGTGACGGCGTCGGCGTCGAAGCCCGCCATCGGGCCGGCGGCGAGGCCGTGCGCGCGGGCGGCGAGCAGGAAGTAGCCGGCCTGCAGGCTGGCGTTGAACCGGGCCATGCCCTCGCGCCCGGTGCGGCCCTGCTCCTCGAGGCTCTCCCGCATCCCCGGCTTCACCGGGAACGTGACCGGGGTGTGTTCGTGGAAGTCGAGGTCCGCGGCGAGCAGCGCGACGACCGGTGCGGCCTCGGACTTGGCGCGGTTCCCCTCGGCCAGCAGCGGGAGCAGCCGCTCCTTGCCGGAGCCGGAGCGCACGTACGTGACCCGCAGCGGCTGGGTGTTGGCGGCGGTCGGCGGCCACTGGGCCAGCTCCCACACCGCGCGCAGCGTCTCGTCCGGCACCGGCTCGCCGGTGAAGGTGTTCGCGGTGCGGGCGTCGGTGAACAGCGCGGCGCGCCCCGTCTCGTCGAGGAGGGGCAGGTCCACGGGGGAAGCGGTCTGAGCAGTCACGAACCGTAGAACGTTCAACGACCCGGGCCGATTCCGCGTTGCAGGGTGAAAGAGATCACCCGGTGGCCAGCACACCCCAGCGGAGCACCTGCTGCTCCCCCGGCACCAGCTCGATGAGGTCGGTACCCGAGTTCAGCGCGTCCGGCGGGCAGGTCATCGGCTCCACCGCGACCGCGCGGGAGGCGGAGACGGCGCCGTCCGGGCACTGGCGCGGGAAGTCCGGCGGCGTGAAGACCTGCACCCAGCCGAACGCCGGCTCCGCCCAGAGCTCGGTGCCGCCACCGTCGGGCGCGGCCACGCGGTGCCGGACCAGCTCGTCCCCGTCGCCCGGGGCGCAGCCGCCGAACGCGTCGTCCAGCTCCAGCCCGGCCAGCGGGGTCGACGAGAACTCCCGCTCCAGCGGGCGCGCCGGGCCGGACGGGATCCCGCCGTCGAGCGGCAGGGTGGTGCGGGCGGCGAGGGTGAGCTCCAGCTCGTCGGTGGGCACGTCCCCGACCCGCAGGTACGGGTGGAAGCCCAGTCCGAACGGGACGGGCGCGTCGCCGAGGTTCTCGACGTGGGTCTCGACGGTGAGGCCGCCCGCCCCGACGGTGTGGGTGACGGTCACACGCACCGGCTGCGGCCACCCCGGCTGGACGGGCGCGACGGCCGTCAGCGAGACATGGTCGCCCGCGCGGTCGGCGAGCGTCCACGGCACGTGCCGGAGCAGGCCGTGGATGGCGTTGCCGGCCGCGGGCTCGGTCAGCGGGAGGTGGTGGGCGGTGCCGCGGTGGCTCCAGCTGCCGCCCGCGACCCGGTTCGGCCACGGGGCCAGGACCGCACCCGAGCCCTTCGGGGGCCGCGCCGTCGGCGGGTGCGGCTCCACCCGCACCCGGCCGCCCTGGACGAACCCGGCCAGGCCGCCGCCGACCTCGTCGACCTCGGCCCGGGCGTCCCCGCTGACGATCACGAACCGCTCACCGCACGCGTCCATGGGAGCAGTCTGCGCGACGGTGTCCCCGGAGTGGGCCGGGGGTCGGCGGTCCGGATGTCGAGGACGGCTGTGTCAGCCCGCCAGCGGGGTGGCGCGCGCCGCGTCGGCGTCGAGGACGGCGTCGACCCGGGCGGGCGGCCCCAGCTCGGCGACGGCGAAGCCCGCCCCGGTGCTGCGGGCCAGCCCCACGAGGTGCTCGTGGTGGGTGAACAGCAGCACCTGCTGGCTGCCGGCCAGCTCGGCGAGGACCCGGATCGCGGCGTGGGCCCGCTCGTCGTCGAACGTCATCAGCACGTCGTCGAGCACCACCGGGACCGGCGGGAGCCCGGCGGCGGCGCGGTCGGCCTGCAGCTGCTCGATCCCCGCCAGCCGCAGCGCGAGGTGCACCTGGTCG
Proteins encoded in this window:
- a CDS encoding aldose 1-epimerase family protein translates to MDACGERFVIVSGDARAEVDEVGGGLAGFVQGGRVRVEPHPPTARPPKGSGAVLAPWPNRVAGGSWSHRGTAHHLPLTEPAAGNAIHGLLRHVPWTLADRAGDHVSLTAVAPVQPGWPQPVRVTVTHTVGAGGLTVETHVENLGDAPVPFGLGFHPYLRVGDVPTDELELTLAARTTLPLDGGIPSGPARPLEREFSSTPLAGLELDDAFGGCAPGDGDELVRHRVAAPDGGGTELWAEPAFGWVQVFTPPDFPRQCPDGAVSASRAVAVEPMTCPPDALNSGTDLIELVPGEQQVLRWGVLATG
- a CDS encoding malonic semialdehyde reductase, with the translated sequence MDLPLLDETGRAALFTDARTANTFTGEPVPDETLRAVWELAQWPPTAANTQPLRVTYVRSGSGKERLLPLLAEGNRAKSEAAPVVALLAADLDFHEHTPVTFPVKPGMRESLEEQGRTGREGMARFNASLQAGYFLLAARAHGLAAGPMAGFDADAVTDEFFPGGQHRVLLVVNLGHPATDAWHPRLPRLAADDVLSFA